From the Lathyrus oleraceus cultivar Zhongwan6 chromosome 4, CAAS_Psat_ZW6_1.0, whole genome shotgun sequence genome, one window contains:
- the LOC127074333 gene encoding homeobox-leucine zipper protein HAT22 — MGLNNQDAGNNNSNLLLLGLALTLTKQDTPPTNNNVAKPYSSSNNNYEAEPSLTLGLSSYYEEPLDFSTQTNSPLHSVVSSFSSGRVKRERDVSSEEIEITETERVSSRISDEEEDGVTTARKKLRLTKDQSAMLEESFKQHSTLNPKQKQALARELNLTARQVEVWFQNRRARTKLKQTEVDCEFLKKCCETLTDENRRLQKEVQELKALKQAQPLYMPMPAATLTMCPSCERLGGGVNGGSSNKGNFSMAPKPHFYNPFTNSSAAC, encoded by the exons ATGGGTCTTAATAACCAAGATGCTGGAAATAACAACTCAAACCTTCTTCTTCTAGGTTTAGCTCTTACTCTTACCAAACAAGACACACCACCAACCAACAACAACGTTGCAAAACCTTATTCCTCAAGTAACAACAACTATGAAGCTGAACCATCTTTAACGTTGGGTTTATCTAGTTACTACGAAGAACCTCTTGATTTTTCTACACAGACAAACTCACCTCTCCATAGCGTTGTTTCGTCTTTCTCTAGTGGTAGAGTGAAAAGAGAAAGAGATGTTAGCAGTGAAGAAATCGAAATAACTGAGACTGAAAGAGTTTCTTCCAGAATTAGCGACGAAGAAGAAGACGGTGTCACCACAGCTAGGAAGAAACTTAGACTCACCAAAGATCAATCCGCCATGCTCGAAGAAAGCTTCAAACAACACAGCACTCTCAACCCT AAACAGAAGCAAGCCTTAGCCCGAGAGTTAAATCTAACCGCTCGACAAGTTGAAGTCTGGTTCCAGAACCGCAGAGCCAG AACAAAGCTGAAGCAAACAGAGGTGGATTGTGAGTTCCTAAAGAAATGTTGTGAAACATTAACAGATGAAAACAGAAGGCTACAAAAAGAGGTTCAAGAACTAAAGGCACTGAAACAAGCACAACCTTTGTATATGCCTATGCCTGCTGCAACCCTTACTATGTGCCCTTCTTGTGAGAGGCTAGGTGGTGGTGTTAATGGTGGTTCTTCCAATAAGGGCAATTTTTCAATGGCTCCTAAACCTCACTTTTACAATCCCTTCACAAATTCTTCTGCAGCATGTTGA